In Nitrospira sp., one genomic interval encodes:
- a CDS encoding proteasome accessory factor PafA2 family protein, protein MLNRIFGLETEYGLLVNQDRPDHSPSWVAQRIRDHIFQIERRGVLDLHHRGHDEPPGNGGFLTNAGRIYIDMGHLEYASPECTTLADLVASDRAGDRIIQDAVTALGLDETVSLIKNNIDHETDATFGSHENYLVTRQFPFSRRGLAPLVTFLVTRQIFTGAGRIGCASDPNEWVQVGGLILHRPGLRDAQDRSIVPFQISQRADYIVNDFFEWVQHNRAIVNTRDEPLADPNQYRRIHLLCGDSNMAEYATALKMGTTGLVLQLIEAGQAPRGLGIQEPVEALQDISRDPDRQWIVGLESGQSMSAVDIQEQFLAAARRHCKGQDEETDWVLEQWESVLTDLRGGYEKLVGRIDWASKLWLLETYREAEQCAWDDPMLKSLDLEYHNLHPERGLCYGLEEEGRGPRLTTDKIVALAQEHPPRNTRAFGRGELVRHLLDSGAAGVVPDAPLDFEEQMACEYIINWSNFKLRGTAPFFMADPFKTYVQDVRSHLAAR, encoded by the coding sequence ATGTTGAACCGTATCTTCGGGCTTGAAACGGAATACGGCCTCCTTGTGAACCAGGATCGGCCCGACCATTCCCCCTCCTGGGTGGCGCAGCGGATTCGCGACCACATTTTTCAAATCGAACGGCGAGGGGTCCTCGACCTGCACCATCGTGGACACGATGAGCCACCTGGAAATGGCGGGTTCTTGACGAATGCCGGGCGCATCTACATCGACATGGGGCATCTGGAATACGCCTCTCCGGAGTGTACGACCCTGGCGGATCTGGTGGCATCGGATCGTGCCGGAGATCGCATTATTCAAGATGCGGTGACGGCGCTGGGGCTGGACGAGACGGTGTCGCTCATCAAGAACAATATCGATCACGAGACCGATGCAACGTTCGGCTCGCACGAAAACTACCTCGTCACGCGACAATTTCCTTTTTCCCGGCGCGGCCTGGCGCCGCTGGTCACCTTCCTTGTCACCCGCCAGATTTTCACCGGGGCGGGCCGCATCGGCTGCGCGAGCGACCCCAACGAATGGGTGCAAGTCGGAGGACTCATCCTGCATCGGCCGGGGCTGCGGGATGCGCAGGATCGATCGATCGTGCCGTTCCAGATTTCTCAACGGGCCGACTACATCGTCAACGATTTCTTCGAGTGGGTGCAACACAACCGTGCGATCGTCAATACACGTGACGAGCCGTTGGCCGATCCGAATCAATACCGCCGGATTCATCTCTTGTGCGGAGATTCGAATATGGCCGAATACGCCACGGCGCTCAAGATGGGGACGACTGGGCTGGTGTTGCAACTGATTGAGGCCGGTCAGGCCCCGCGCGGTCTGGGGATCCAGGAGCCGGTCGAGGCGCTGCAGGATATTTCTCGCGACCCGGATCGCCAATGGATCGTCGGCTTGGAGTCGGGACAGTCGATGTCGGCCGTCGATATTCAGGAGCAGTTTCTGGCCGCGGCCCGGCGTCATTGCAAAGGCCAGGACGAGGAGACGGATTGGGTGCTGGAGCAATGGGAGTCGGTGTTGACCGACTTGCGCGGCGGCTACGAAAAACTGGTCGGTCGTATCGATTGGGCCTCGAAGCTGTGGCTCTTAGAGACGTATCGGGAGGCCGAGCAGTGTGCGTGGGACGATCCCATGTTGAAGAGTCTCGACCTCGAATATCACAATCTGCATCCTGAGCGGGGACTCTGCTACGGTCTCGAGGAGGAGGGGCGAGGACCGCGCCTGACGACCGATAAGATCGTTGCCCTTGCGCAGGAGCATCCGCCTCGCAACACACGGGCGTTCGGACGCGGTGAGTTGGTCAGGCATCTGCTCGATAGCGGAGCGGCCGGAGTCGTGCCGGATGCACCGCTCGATTTCGAGGAACAAATGGCCTGCGAGTACATCATCAATTGGTCGAATTTCAAACTGCGTGGAACGGCGCCCTTCTTTATGGCAGACCCGTTTAAAACCTACGTGCAGGATGTGCGTAGCCACCTCGCCGCTCGATAG
- a CDS encoding proteasome subunit alpha, which yields MYEEPYRWIEAVGNRRQYLDEQFAKGSPVVALACADGILMLTVSRGTPKLYEIYDRIALGGMGHPADLEKLRFSLLEMAHVEGFNRSPSDVTGARLMKYGLAPTIKQAFEEIYKAPFIAKILLAELGVKPERDLFLSINYDGNFEESRGWAALGAKASVQGRMRRYVESQPAFAQASLAQAVELALCTWAVGSLAQAASESPAAESSSTRVSEEQTEGDGSSLPDKAALLAHVRQTVAEKALECVLLERRGPGSAKYRALRPAELGGLLPPAVSAPAAT from the coding sequence ATGTATGAAGAACCCTATCGGTGGATTGAGGCGGTCGGCAATCGACGCCAGTATCTCGATGAGCAGTTTGCGAAGGGCTCACCGGTCGTCGCATTGGCCTGTGCCGACGGGATATTGATGCTGACCGTCAGCCGTGGAACGCCCAAGCTGTATGAGATTTACGATCGTATTGCGCTGGGCGGAATGGGGCACCCGGCAGATCTGGAAAAGCTGCGCTTCTCCCTCCTGGAGATGGCCCATGTGGAGGGATTCAATCGATCGCCCTCCGATGTCACCGGCGCCAGGCTCATGAAGTATGGGCTGGCACCGACCATCAAGCAGGCCTTTGAAGAAATTTATAAAGCGCCCTTCATTGCCAAAATTCTCCTTGCTGAATTGGGCGTGAAACCCGAGCGAGACCTGTTTCTCTCGATCAACTACGACGGAAATTTCGAGGAAAGCCGGGGCTGGGCGGCATTGGGCGCGAAGGCTTCCGTGCAGGGCCGGATGCGACGGTATGTCGAATCGCAACCGGCGTTTGCGCAGGCCTCGCTGGCGCAGGCCGTGGAACTCGCCCTGTGTACCTGGGCCGTCGGCTCGTTAGCTCAAGCGGCGTCCGAGTCCCCGGCTGCGGAGTCTTCCTCAACCCGGGTATCGGAAGAACAGACGGAGGGCGACGGTTCGAGCCTCCCTGACAAGGCGGCGTTGCTGGCGCATGTGCGTCAGACCGTTGCCGAGAAAGCACTAGAATGTGTCCTGTTGGAGCGCCGCGGGCCTGGATCGGCCAAATATCGCGCGCTTCGTCCCGCTGAACTGGGCGGTCTGCTACCGCCGGCTGTCAGCGCACCGGCCGCCACCTAA
- a CDS encoding proteasome subunit alpha has protein sequence MGMQGDFFQLLKEQGYQFGNPVAAAAGMEVPTATTILALKYRDGVLVAGDRRATAGNMVMYDRTDKVLEIDRHSVMAIAGVPATAYEMVRVLEHSFKYYRRTQLQELSFEGKLRAVSKLLKENVPAALAGTGAVVPVFAGYDQEQESAKIYFYDILGAEFEAVEYAVSGSGSPTIRGILHYVNTWGPQPLATLPEEQATIQALRLLSSAAEFDSATGGVNRELNLYPVVKLIKASGVQTLPDAELKRLYESEVLRGR, from the coding sequence ATGGGGATGCAAGGGGACTTTTTTCAGCTCTTGAAGGAGCAGGGGTATCAGTTCGGGAATCCTGTGGCCGCGGCGGCCGGGATGGAGGTTCCGACTGCCACCACAATTCTGGCCTTGAAGTATCGCGATGGTGTCTTGGTCGCAGGCGATCGCCGGGCGACGGCGGGCAACATGGTGATGTACGACCGCACCGACAAGGTGCTGGAGATCGATCGCCATAGCGTGATGGCCATCGCAGGGGTGCCGGCGACGGCGTATGAGATGGTGCGCGTGTTGGAGCACTCATTCAAATATTACCGGCGCACGCAATTGCAGGAGTTGAGTTTCGAAGGCAAGCTGCGGGCGGTCTCCAAGTTGCTCAAGGAGAACGTGCCGGCGGCGTTGGCAGGGACCGGGGCGGTGGTTCCCGTCTTTGCCGGATATGACCAGGAGCAGGAGTCTGCCAAAATTTATTTCTACGACATTCTTGGGGCCGAGTTCGAAGCGGTGGAGTATGCGGTGTCCGGTTCCGGTTCGCCGACGATTCGCGGGATCCTGCATTATGTGAACACCTGGGGCCCGCAGCCCTTGGCCACCCTCCCTGAGGAGCAGGCCACGATCCAGGCGCTCCGGTTGCTGTCCAGTGCAGCGGAATTCGATTCAGCCACGGGCGGGGTGAATCGGGAGCTGAATCTCTATCCGGTGGTGAAACTCATCAAGGCGTCCGGTGTGCAGACCCTTCCGGATGCGGAATTGAAACGATTGTACGAGAGCGAAGTGCTGCGCGGACGCTAA
- a CDS encoding ubiquitin-like protein UBact: protein MRYMLMPERREAPGDPMPKPSGPSEEGGGPRRPETGSPDKDNLLKRMRKVDPKQAERYRQRTGQ, encoded by the coding sequence ATGCGATATATGTTGATGCCGGAACGTCGTGAGGCACCGGGCGATCCCATGCCGAAACCGTCGGGGCCGTCGGAAGAAGGCGGGGGGCCTCGCCGGCCTGAAACGGGCTCGCCGGATAAGGACAATCTGCTGAAGCGGATGCGGAAGGTCGATCCGAAGCAAGCAGAGCGTTACCGGCAACGTACGGGCCAATAA
- a CDS encoding proteasome accessory factor PafA2 family protein, translated as MHLFGIETEYGITREDLDAVDPVEESMELVRAHLPGKFERRWDYRGEDPHEDARGFRVSGLQQDKEEDDFAKVDAHRPFSFHEMKSDLVLPNGARFYNDHTHPEYSTPECRTLKDLLAHDRAGERIVQRAADRRNQQLGGAHVQLYKNNTDFHGHSYGCHDNFLVSRSLPFAQLVSGLLPFLVSRQLVAGAGKVGMEAQESGFVPGPFQISQRADFMEAELGVDTMHNRPILNTRDEPHADRTKYRRLHLILGDANMCEYATALKVGTTRLVLDLLQRGEDPGLELEQPVAAIKQLSRDPELKTTVRLKDGRTISGLAIQEEYWNVASRCCAGSDPDADWVLREWQETLGALRQNRTQLVGKLDWVTKQWLLETFMREERLVWEDPWLASLDLEYHNVNPDRGLFLGLEMEGKTWRMTSERDIAQALVAGPSDTRGGLRGLCVRRFPEQITGMQWERVQFSGGLRARTLEMGDLFEPDAVQACAALLEAAASPADALAAWSRRKDG; from the coding sequence ATGCATCTCTTCGGTATTGAAACGGAATATGGCATCACCCGTGAGGATCTGGATGCTGTCGATCCCGTCGAGGAATCGATGGAACTGGTCCGTGCTCACTTGCCCGGCAAGTTTGAACGGCGCTGGGACTATCGGGGTGAAGATCCGCACGAGGATGCGCGCGGTTTCCGGGTCTCGGGTCTGCAACAGGACAAGGAAGAGGACGACTTCGCCAAGGTCGATGCGCATCGACCATTTTCCTTTCACGAGATGAAGAGCGATCTGGTCCTGCCGAACGGCGCGCGGTTTTACAACGACCATACGCATCCCGAATATTCCACGCCGGAATGTCGCACGCTCAAAGATCTGCTGGCCCATGACCGGGCCGGAGAACGTATTGTGCAGCGCGCGGCGGATCGACGGAATCAGCAGCTCGGCGGTGCGCATGTCCAACTCTATAAAAATAACACCGACTTTCACGGCCACAGTTACGGTTGCCACGACAACTTTCTGGTGTCGCGTTCCCTGCCCTTTGCTCAATTGGTCAGTGGCCTGTTGCCGTTTCTGGTGAGCCGGCAACTGGTGGCCGGAGCCGGGAAGGTGGGGATGGAGGCGCAAGAGTCCGGGTTTGTGCCCGGTCCCTTTCAGATTTCGCAGCGGGCCGACTTCATGGAGGCTGAATTAGGCGTCGACACGATGCACAACCGGCCCATCCTGAATACGCGAGATGAGCCGCATGCCGACCGGACGAAGTACCGGCGGCTGCACCTGATTCTCGGCGACGCGAACATGTGCGAATACGCGACGGCGCTCAAGGTCGGCACCACCAGGCTGGTGCTGGACCTGCTCCAGCGTGGAGAGGACCCAGGCCTGGAATTGGAACAGCCGGTGGCGGCGATCAAGCAGCTCTCCAGAGACCCTGAGTTGAAAACGACGGTGCGATTGAAGGATGGCCGGACGATATCGGGACTGGCGATTCAGGAAGAATACTGGAACGTGGCGAGTCGATGCTGTGCGGGCAGTGATCCGGACGCCGACTGGGTATTGCGGGAATGGCAGGAGACTCTCGGTGCGCTTCGTCAGAATCGCACGCAATTAGTCGGCAAACTCGACTGGGTGACCAAGCAGTGGCTGCTCGAGACATTCATGCGGGAAGAGCGGCTGGTGTGGGAAGATCCATGGCTCGCCAGCTTGGACCTGGAATACCACAATGTGAACCCCGACCGCGGCCTGTTTCTGGGTCTCGAAATGGAAGGGAAGACCTGGCGCATGACGAGCGAGCGTGACATCGCGCAGGCTCTGGTGGCGGGACCCTCAGATACCAGAGGCGGGCTTCGCGGATTGTGTGTGAGACGGTTCCCGGAGCAGATCACGGGGATGCAATGGGAGCGGGTGCAGTTTTCCGGGGGGCTGCGTGCGCGGACACTTGAGATGGGTGACCTCTTCGAGCCGGATGCGGTGCAGGCCTGTGCCGCGTTGTTGGAAGCTGCGGCGTCTCCAGCCGATGCGCTGGCGGCGTGGTCGAGACGAAAGGACGGGTAA